A window of the Gossypium arboreum isolate Shixiya-1 chromosome 2, ASM2569848v2, whole genome shotgun sequence genome harbors these coding sequences:
- the LOC108466328 gene encoding probable LRR receptor-like serine/threonine-protein kinase At3g47570: MELSRKHMEVFNSFFLVYVKVIIFLSCFNLLGLATSSPVVGGNDTDRQALLQFKAKITGYQLKVMESWNSSIHFCQWRGVTCGRKHRRVTKLELQHLKLSGSLSPYVGNMSFLRELSLVGNRFYNKIPQEIGRLRRLQILDLTNNSISGEIPSNLSACSKLIVVYLSGNQLTGEIPALLGHLSHVKFLGFRNNDLRGSIPPSFGNLSSLEELRLESNGLTGIIPEALGRLTNLSFFMVAENAISGIFPTAMFNLSNILAIDIGGNKIQGTFHFDLEITMPNLEFFSIWGNQISGQIPIALCNASSLDILQLNNNRLTGNVPSLEKLDKLSELQLGANALGRGREGDLNFFCTLVNNTKLLNLYVGVNNFGGALPKCISNFSSTLLHLSIYQNKISGRILDRIGNLIKLEILDASQNQLSGPIPFDIGRHQKLQRFFFDNNFLSGTIPYSIGNLTMLTEVNLAFNNLQGSIPSSIGHCQNLLAMSLSHNNLSGPIPPQAFELPSLSIFLDLKSNYLTGGLPLTVEKLKNLGAFRVSRNRLSGLLPNNLGSCVRLEALFLEGNLFEGPIPSSLSSLRGLVALDVSDNNLSGEVPEFLVSFGALKYLNLSFNDFEGVIPREGVFKNKSATFVEGNNNLCGGIPELHLSRCNSKTSSDTSLKLKVAIIIVILGVTLVFSCLLILWFRKKKEQPTTTCAENSILQLSYQSILRATDGFSIQNLLGSGSFGSVYKGILEESGAIIAVKVLNLLNRGASRSFLAECEALRNIRHRNLVKVLTAISGVDYRGNDFKALVYEFMEYGSLEEWLHQSIKRNESGIMRNLSFFQRVNVAIDVAYALEYLHHHCETTIIHCDLKPSNILLDQEMVGHISDFGLAKILSSDRLNYSTNQSSSIGLRGTIGYAPPEYAMGSELSTKGDVYSYGILLLEIFTGKRPTDNMFKEGLSIHNFVEAALPEQVIEITDPILLQERARQGTFTEFTLNDKHLQHLNSIFEIGLTCSAESPTERMDMSDVVSKLCSIRVKLLHPTRVYRERQALYIAQSAGT; this comes from the exons ATGGAGCTATCAAGAAAGCATATGGAAGTGTTCAACTCTTTTTTTCTTGTTTACGTTAAAGTTATAATttttctctcatgcttcaacTTGCTTGGTTTAGCAACAAGCAGCCCTGTAGTTGGAGGAAACGACACTGATCGACAAGCTTTACTCCAGTTCAAAGCGAAGATAACCGGTTATCAGCTTAAGGTTATGGAATCTTGGAATAGTTCTATTCACTTCTGCCAGTGGCGTGGTGTTACCTGCGGTCGTAAGCATCGGAGAGTCACCAAGTTGGAACTGCAACACTTGAAACTCTCAGGATCTTTATCACCGTATGTTGGAAATATGAGCTTTCTCAGGGAGTTGAGTCTTGTGGGCAACCGCTTCTACAACAAGATTCCTCAAGAAATTGGTCGTTTAAGAAGACTGCAAATATTAGACCTGACCAATAACTCCATCAGTGGTGAAATTCCTTCCAATTTATCAGCTTGTTCTAAGCTTATAGTAGTTTATCTGTCAGGCAACCAACTAACAGGAGAAATACCTGCTTTGCTTGGTCATTTGTCACACGTGAAATTCCTGGGTTTTAGAAACAACGATTTGAGAGGGAGTATCCCACCTTCCTTTGGGAACTTGTCATCCCTGGAGGAGCTTCGTTTGGAATCTAATGGATTAACCGGGATTATACCCGAAGCTCTTGGACGATTGACAAATCTTTCATTTTTTATGGTAGCAGAGAATGCAATATCAGGTATCTTTCCTACGGCAATGTTCAATCTCTCCAATATTTTAGCCATTGATATTGGTGGAAACAAAATTCAAGGTACTTTTCATTTTGACTTAGAGATCACAATGCCAAATCTTGAATTCTTTTCCATCTGGGGAAACCAAATCTCTGGACAAATCCCGATTGCACTATGCAACGCTTCAAGTCTGGATATACTTCAACTTAACAATAACAGACTCACTGGAAATGTGCCTTCATTGGAAAAGTTGGATAAACTAAGCGAGCTTCAACTAGGCGCCAATGCTTTGGGACGTGGGAGAGAAGGTGACTTGAACTTTTTTTGCACTTTAGTCAATAATACCAAACTATTAAATCTATATGTAGGGGTAAATAATTTTGGAGGGGCATTACCCAAATGCATTAGCAATTTTTCTAGCACCCTCTtacatttatcaatatatcagAACAAAATATCGGGAAGAATCCTGGATAGGATTGGAAACCTCATCAAATTGGAAATTCTAGATGCATCACAAAATCAACTATCAGGTCCCATTCCCTTCGATATTGGGAGGCATCAGAAGCTACAAAGATTTTTCTTTGATAATAATTTTCTCTCTGGGACTATTCCCTATTCTATTGGAAATTTAACCATGTTAACCGAAGTTAATTTAGCTTTTAACAATCTTCAGGGCAGCATTCCTTCAAGTATTGGTCACTGCCAAAATTTGCTTGCAATGAGTCTTTCTCATAACAATCTTAGTGGACCAATACCACCTCAAGCATTTGAACTCCCATCCTTGTCTATTTTTCTAGACTTAAAATCAAACTATTTGACTGGTGGCCTTCCTCTTACAGTAGAAAAACTGAAAAATCTAGGTGCATTTCGTGTTTCTCGAAATAGGTTATCCGGTTTGCTTCCAAACAACCTTGGTAGCTGTGTACGTCTAGAAGCACTGTTTTTAGAAGGCAATTTGTTTGAAGGGCCCATTCCTTCATCTTTGAGTTCATTGAGAGGTCTTGTGGCATTGGATGTTTCTGACAATAATCTTTCTGGTGAGGTTCCAGAATTCCTTGTGAGCTTTGGGgcattaaagtatttaaatctcTCTTTCAATGATTTTGAGGGAGTCATACCAAGAGAAGGAGTCTTTAAGAATAAAAGTGCTACATTCGTTGAGGGAAACAATAACCTTTGTGGAGGCATTCCTGAGTTACACTTGTCAAGATGTAACTCAAAAACATCATCAGACACTTCCCTTAAATTAAAAGTTGCAATTATCATCGTGATTTTGGGGGTGACTTTGGTCTTCTCTTGTCTCCTCATCCTGTGGTTTAGAAAGAAGAAAGAGCAGCCAACAACAACTTGTGCAGAAAATTCCATTTTACAGTTGTCATACCAAAGCATCCTAAGGGCCACAGATGGATTCTCCATACAAAATTTGCTTGGTTCAGGAAGCTTCGGTTCTGTATACAAAGGAATTCTCGAAGAGAGTGGAGCAATTATTGCAGTAAAGGTGCTTAATCTTCTAAATCGTGGAGCTTCTAGGAGTTTCTTGGCTGAATGCGAGGCCCTGAGGAACATTCGACATCGAAATCTTGTCAAGGTATTAACAGCCATTTCAGGTGTTGATTATCGAGGCAATGATTTTAAAGCATTGGTTTACGAGTTCATGGAATATGGAAGCTTGGAGGAGTGGCTACATCAATCTATCAAGAGGAATGAGTCGGGCATTATGAGAAACCTGAGCTTTTTTCAAAGAGTTAATGTGGCCATAGACGTTGCTTATGCACTCGAGTATCTACACCATCATTGTGAGACGACAATCATTCATTGTGACCTCAAGCCAAGCAATATACTGCTTGATCAAGAAATGGTTGGCCATATAAGTGACTTCGGCTTAGCAAAAATCCTTTCTTCAGATAGGCTTAACTATTCTACTAATCAGTCAAGCTCCATTGGATTAAGAGGGACTATTGGTTATGCTCCACCGG AATATGCCATGGGAAGTGAGTTGTCGACAAAAGGTGATGTGTACAGCTATGGCATTCTCTTGCTCGAGATTTTCACCGGGAAAAGGCCGACTGATAATATGTTCAAAGAAGGTCTTAGCATTCACAACTTTGTTGAGGCAGCTTTGCCAGAACAAGTAATTGAGATTACAGATCCCATTCTTCTTCAAGAGAGAGCTAGACAAGGTACATTTACAGAATTCACTCTCAATGACAAGCATCTTCAACACTTGAATTCAATATTTGAAATTGGACTCACTTGTTCTGCTGAATCACCTACCGAGAGGATGGACATGAGTGATGTTGTTTCCAAGCTTTGTTCTATTAGAGTCAAACTTCTTCATCCAACTCGCGTATATCGTGAGCGCCAAGCTTTATATATTGCTCAATCAGCAG GTACCTAA
- the LOC108466329 gene encoding uncharacterized protein LOC108466329, protein MAFKTFTASIKLLIDQERNKVLLAEAGNDFIDILRILLKLPLGNIGLLFRKNESLLTGCLDNLNNSVENLSLNSFRNHACKLMLLYPICTHKDKPVQYFTCKTRGCGLLSYCETSRCSCGKLMNSEIYLEEMERDGVKYENEGGFSKVESRFFITDDLRVMKGLPGDLIQFLNKLGIKDVYMNAIKELEIGPKEIVNLLSYSLISKTTLTDVFLRKQGTMLVERPLLIGPSTKETTAKDGKTRVKILKRKSDRKILYAEANEDFVDLLFSLLTIPLESVLQLVGDSYIIAGSIFNLFNDLNTIFSIAKPKTLQDYSWPERIFSFLTHPLGSVYEFVTKSKNSKKVVLPPFYSCPNEIPDICSQQPPAYCLVTNPFSVNRRYYLESAINRRGMPLKLLDPKSSEPNTTNSSGYVKKNSLFVITDDLVVKPLSSVSSISLLNEIGVAVDDVEEQVISIGEIEAVGLLRACLCSSSALSDLMKYQGYGVVVA, encoded by the exons atggcttttaaaacattcACGGCTTCAATCAAACTGTTGATAGACCAGGAAAGAAACAAGGTACTTCTTGCTGAAGCTGGGAATGATTTTATTGATATTCTCCGCATCCTTCTTAAGTTGCCGCTTGGAAACATTGGTCTACTCTTTCGCAAAAATGAAAGCCTGCTGACCGGTTGCTTGGATAACCTAAACAACAGCGTCGAGAATCTCAGCCTCAACAGCTTTCGAAACCATGCATGTAAGCTTATGTTGCTTTATCCTATATGCACTCATAAAGACAAGCCAGTCCAGTATTTTACATGCAAAACGAGGGGATGTGGTTTGTTGAGTTATTGTGAAACTTCAAGATGCTCTTGCGGGAAGTTGATGAATAGTGAGATATATTTAGAAGAAATGGAGAGAGATGgggtaaaatatgaaaatgaggGAGGGTTCAGTAAAGTAGAATCCAGGTTTTTCATCACTGACGATTTAAGAGTGATGAAAGGATTACCAGGTGATCTCATTCAATTTCTTAATAAGTTGGGTATCAAGGATGTTTATATGAATGCTATTAAGGAACTTGAAATTGGTCCAAAAGAG ATAGTTAATCTTTTGAGCTATTCATTGATCTCAAAGACTACTCTGACCGATGTTTTTCTAAGAAAACAAGGAACGATGTTAGTTGAACGGCCCTTGCTCATAGGTCCAAGTACCAAGGAGACAACTGCAAAAGATGGCAAAACAAGAGTGAAGATACTGAAGAGAAAGTCAGATAGGAAGATCTTGTATGCTGAAGCAAATGAAGATTTCGTTGACCTCTTATTTAGCCTCCTCACAATCCCTCTAGAATCGGTGTTACAACTTGTAGGTGATAGTTACATCATAGCTGGATCCATTTTTAACTTGTTTAACGATTTAAACACTATATTCTCCATAGCCAAGCCAAAGACTCTCCAGGATTATAGTTGGCCTGAAAGAATATTTAGCTTCCTCACACACCCTTTAGGATCTGTATATGAATTTGTAACGAAGTCAAAGAATTCCAAAAAAGTTGTTCTTCCCCCATTTTATAGTTGCCCAAATGAGATTCCAGATATCTGTTCTCAGCAGCCTCCTGCATATTGTTTAGTGACAAACCCCTTTAGCGTAAACAGGAGATACTACTTGGAAAGTGCAATTAACAGAAGAGGAATGCCTCTAAAACTGTTGGACCCAAAGTCTTCAGAGCCGAACACAACGAACAGTTCGGGCTATGTCAAGAAAAACTCACTGTTTGTTATCACAGATGATCTAGTAGTTAAACCATTATCCTCGGTTTCTAGTATTTCTTTACTAAACGAAATAGGTGTCGCAGTCGATGATGTTGAAGAGCAAGTTATTAGCATAGGAGAGATTGAA GCGGTTGGTTTATTGAGGGCTTGTTTGTGTTCGTCTTCAGCTTTGTCAGATTTAATGAAG TATCAAGGATATGGAGTTGTAGTCGCCTAA
- the LOC108466330 gene encoding uncharacterized protein LOC108466330: protein MLLYPRSIHEDKFKSLKLNKGFTVPTQYFVCEKRVCRRNPVGWLSYFRTARCSCWKLMNKEAILRVKKNVVKDETAGESTFFITDDLRIMQGLPGDLIQSLLNFGIKNVSLIEEKVLEIGSAEMCNLLSHLFISKMTLTDVFLRKQGSLSSTAMLDEQFMLVRAPNTKESNENDSKTSVKIMLRKSDSKLLYAEASANFVDLLFSFLTMPLESMLELVGGNGNVTIGCISNFLNDLKTIFSIKKKKFRKCVLPPFYSCPDVFPDIRSCKPPKYYCNSVPRPNGLNFYLTCYHETGRLLTFMDPKSPTPNMENSSGYVEKNSLFVITDDLVVKSLSSVSSISLLKEIGISADDVEEQVIIIGEVEIAELGSTASGLGLLCMIG, encoded by the exons ATGCTGCTTTATCCAAGAAGCATTCATGAAGATAAGTTCAAGAGCTTGAAGCTTAACAAGGGGTTCACAGTGCCTACCCAgtattttgtttgtgaaaaaagggTTTGTAGACGAAATCCGGTAGGTTGGCTTAGTTATTTCAGAACTGCAAGGTGCAGTTGTTGGAAGTTGATGAATAAAGAAGCTATTCTTCGAGTGAAAAAGAATGTGGTAAAAGATGAAACTGCGGGAGAATCGACATTTTTTATAACTGACGATCTAAGAATAATGCAAGGATTACCAGGTGATTTAATTCAATCCCTTCTCAATTTTGGTATCAAGAATGTTAGTCTCATTGAAGAAAAGGTTCTAGAAATTGGATCAGCAGAG ATGTGTAATCTTTTGAGCCATCTTTTTATCTCAAAGATGACGTTAACCGATGTTTTTCTGAGAAAACAAGGAAGTCTCAGCAGTACAGCCATGCTCGATGAGCAATTCATGCTCGTACGAGCACCTAATACGAAAGAGTCAAATGAAAATGATAGCAAAACAAGTGTGAAAATCATGTTGAGAAAGTCTGATAGCAAGTTATTATATGCTGAAGCAAGTGCAAATTTTGTTGACCTCCTATTTAGCTTCCTCACCATGCCATTAGAATCTATGTTAGAACTTGTTGGTGGTAATGGTAACGTCACAATTGGATGCATATCGAACTTCTTGAACGATTTAAAAACCATATTCTccataaagaaaaagaaattccGGAAATGTGTTCTTCCCCCGTTTTATAGTTGTCCCGATGTGTTTCCCGATATCCGTTCTTGTAAACCTCCTAAATATTATTGTAACTCAGTACCAAGACCAAATGGCCTTAACTTCTACTTGACATGTTACCATGAAACAGGCAGGCTGTTAACATTTATGGACCCGAAGTCTCCAACGCCAAACATGGAAAATAGTTCGGGCTATGTTGAGAAAAACTCACTGTTTGTTATAACAGATGATCTTGTAGTTAAATCTCTATCCTCGGTTTCTAGCATTTCTTTACTAAAGGAAATAGGGATCTCGGCCGATGATGTTGAAGAGCAAGTTATTATCATTGGAGAGGTTGAA ATTGCAGAACTTGGTTCAACAGCTTCTGGTCTTGGCCTGCTCTGCATGATCGGATGA
- the LOC108466332 gene encoding uncharacterized protein LOC108466332, with protein MGNIKGFVEAMSMASEDSTTVSIKLFIDQESNKVIVAEAGSDIVDILRRLLKFPLGNIARLISKHQSVQRAVCLNNLYDSVENLSPTIFRTDACKSMLLNPRSIHEDQYSKKLKLNMDVSEPTKYFRCSNVCCPEKLFSHYKTSRCRCGNMLNFPIPIGNAVIDESEGEPMLFFITDDLRVMQAFPGNLINFLLNLGIYDVCQIEEKVVDISSKEINLLSHSLISKTTLTDVFLRKQTTMFVEQSMLVAPNMKETTEKNSKTRVKITLRKSDRKILYGEANEDFVDLLFSFLTIPLECALELLGDKGNLTVGSIYNLSKNLDTTFSITKQNSYLNGILPPFYSCPIELPSICSQQSTTFHHHCYGILKQLDPKSPNPNSSNSRGYIKKKSQFVITDDLVVTSLLSVSTFSFLKETGVPLYDVEQKVISIGEVEALALLRACLCSSPALSALLNLYVKQPKQEP; from the exons ATGGGGAACATCAAAGGTTTTGTTGAAGCA ATGTCCATGGCTTCTGAAGATTCCACCACGGTTTCAATCAAGCTTTTCATTGACCAAGAAAGCAACAAGGTAATTGTTGCTGAAGCTGGTAGTGACATTGTTGATATTCTTCGTCGCCTGCTTAAGTTTCCTCTTGGAAACATTGCACGACTTATCAGCAAACATCAAAGTGTACAGCGAGCTGTTTGTTTGAATAACCTATATGACAGTGTAGAAAACCTTAGCCCAACCATCTTTCGTACCGATGCATGTAAGTCTATGCTGCTTAATCCGAGAAGCATTCATGAAGACCAGTACTCGAAGAAATTGAAGCTTAACATGGATGTTAGTGAGCCTACAAAGtacttccgatgctcaaatgttTGTTGTCCAGAAAAATTGTTTAGTCATTATAAAACTTCAAGATGCCGTTGCGGAAATATGTTGAATTTTCCGATTCCTATAGGTAATGCAGTAATAGATGAAAGTGAGGGAGAACCAATGTTGTTCTTCATAACTGATGATTTAAGAGTAATGCAGGCTTTTCCAGGTAATCTTATTAATTTTCTTCTCAATTTGGGTATCTATGATGTTTGTCAGATTGAAGAAAAAGTTGTGGACATCAGTTCAAAAGAG ATTAATCTTTTAAGCCATTCATTGATCTCAAAGACTACCCTCACTGATGTTTTTCTGAGAAAACAAACAACAATGTTCGTTGAACAGTCCATGCTCGTAGCTCCAAATATGAAAGAGACAACTGAAAAAAATAGCAAAACAAGAGTGAAGATAACGCTGAGGAAATCAGATAGGAAGATATTATATGGTGAAGCAAATGAAGATTTTGTTGATCTTCTATTTAGCTTCCTCACAATCCCTTTGGAATGTGCATTGGAACTCTTAGGAGATAAGGGTAATCTAACAGTGGGATCCATCTATAACTTGTCTAAAAATTTAGACACCACATTCTCCATAACCAAGCAGAATAGTTACCTGAATGGTATTCTTCCCCCGTTTTATAGTTGCCCAATTGAGCTTCCAAGTATCTGTTCTCAGCAGTCTACTACTTTTCATCATCACTGCTACGGCATTTTAAAGCAGCTGGACCCAAAATCTCCGAACCCCAACTCATCAAACAGTAGGGGCTATATTAAGAAAAAATCACAGTTTGTGATCACAGATGATCTTGTAGTTACATCACTACTCTCCGTTTCCACTTTTTCGTTTCTAAAGGAAACAGGGGTCCCTCTTTATGATGTTGAACAGAAAGTAATTAGCATTGGAGAGGTTGAA GCGCTTGCTCTACTGAGGGCTTGTTTGTGTTCTTCTCCAGCTTTATCAGCTTTGCTGAACCTTTATGTCAAGCAGCCAAAGCAAGAGCCATAA